GACGAATGAACTTACAACAAGTGCAAGCAGACAGAAAAGCACAACAGCAGTTGATGAAACGCTATACGAAGTGGTTTATCGGATGGTTCGCCATTCTCCTCATCGGAGCGCTCATCGTCCCTATGTACAAACCGGTATTTCTCGGCTTGTTCTTAGGCGGGGTCGCCAGTCTCATCATTCTACATATGCAGAATCGAAGCGTCATTCGGATGTTTGACGTGATCGAACATGGACGACGCCCGAAGTCGCACGGGACTGTTTCAAGGATGGCAGTCGGTGCACTAGCCGTGATAGTCGGTCTCTTTTATGAGGATCGAGTATCGCTGATAGCGGTGGTAACTGGTCTAATCGCCGGCCACATCATACAATTTGGCGAGTTCACACTTGCCCAGCTCAGCAGGAAAAGAGGTGAATACTAATGGGTCATGAGTTTCCCACATATTCTCTACAACTCGGAGATTATACGTTATATGGGAGCTGGACGAACGTCATTACGGTGCTGATCGCATCACTACTCGTATTTACGTTTGCCGTTTGGGGAACGCGACGCTTGGCTATGAAGCCGACTGGTAAGCAGAACTTAATGGAATTCTTCGCAGAATTTACACGCGGGATTATCTCGAGTGCGATGGACTGGAAGACTGGGGGCCGTTTCATCGGGTTTGGAATGACGTTGATTTTGTTCATTCTCTTCT
This sequence is a window from Exiguobacterium mexicanum. Protein-coding genes within it:
- a CDS encoding ATP synthase subunit I; this encodes MNLQQVQADRKAQQQLMKRYTKWFIGWFAILLIGALIVPMYKPVFLGLFLGGVASLIILHMQNRSVIRMFDVIEHGRRPKSHGTVSRMAVGALAVIVGLFYEDRVSLIAVVTGLIAGHIIQFGEFTLAQLSRKRGEY